A region of Candidatus Roizmanbacteria bacterium DNA encodes the following proteins:
- a CDS encoding aminotransferase class I/II-fold pyridoxal phosphate-dependent enzyme, with the protein MKNWLKFSSQNIHIGVHKADPHFGSVVPPIYPSSTYQFPTAKEGALRFSGKKKGLIYSRFTNPTVYALEKRLAALEHAERALATSSGMAAISLTLLHFLKAGDSIIAHKVLYGGTYEFIAHILPRYGINVHMVDANNEDEILSKIDKTTKVIYFETPTNPLLEVVDIDKIVRIAKKHNLISIIDNTFAPPPFQYPHDMGVDIVIHSLTKYIGGHSDVIAGAILGKLKHMDPLFASSYIFYGPTMSPFTAYLIMRGISTLEIRLRKQEQNAFKVAEYLESHPLVEKVYYPGLKSHPQYELAKKQMNGFGSVMSFEIKGGYKAGEKLVNSVQMILLAVSLGAVESLIEHPASMTHSELSPEERKASGIGEGLIRISVGIEDPADIIADLDQAFKKI; encoded by the coding sequence ATGAAGAACTGGCTGAAATTTTCTTCTCAAAACATTCACATTGGAGTACATAAGGCAGACCCCCACTTCGGTTCTGTTGTTCCTCCTATTTACCCTTCTTCCACTTATCAGTTTCCAACAGCAAAAGAAGGAGCGCTACGATTTTCAGGTAAGAAAAAAGGGCTTATCTATTCACGATTCACGAATCCTACCGTGTATGCTTTGGAAAAACGATTGGCTGCGCTGGAACATGCGGAACGTGCACTTGCGACATCATCGGGAATGGCTGCTATTTCACTGACATTGCTCCATTTTTTAAAGGCGGGAGACTCGATTATTGCTCATAAAGTGCTTTATGGCGGAACCTATGAATTTATCGCTCATATACTCCCCAGATACGGGATTAACGTACACATGGTTGACGCCAACAATGAAGATGAGATTCTTTCGAAGATTGATAAAACTACAAAAGTTATTTATTTCGAGACACCGACCAATCCTCTCCTTGAGGTGGTCGATATCGATAAAATAGTCAGGATTGCTAAAAAACATAATCTAATTTCGATCATCGACAACACCTTTGCTCCGCCGCCGTTCCAATATCCTCATGATATGGGCGTCGATATTGTCATTCACAGTCTGACCAAATATATCGGCGGACATTCTGACGTCATAGCCGGTGCAATTCTTGGGAAACTGAAGCATATGGATCCCCTTTTCGCTTCAAGCTATATATTTTACGGTCCCACTATGTCTCCGTTTACTGCCTACCTCATAATGAGAGGTATTTCTACTCTGGAGATCCGTCTCAGGAAACAGGAACAGAACGCTTTCAAGGTAGCAGAATATTTGGAGAGTCATCCCCTGGTTGAAAAAGTATATTATCCCGGATTAAAGTCCCATCCTCAGTATGAATTGGCCAAAAAGCAAATGAACGGATTCGGTTCAGTGATGTCGTTTGAAATCAAGGGCGGTTATAAAGCGGGTGAAAAACTGGTGAACTCTGTCCAGATGATCCTACTTGCCGTTTCTCTCGGCGCAGTCGAAAGTCTGATTGAACATCCTGCATCGATGACTCATTCCGAATTGTCTCCTGAAGAGCGCAAGGCATCAGGTATCGGCGAAGGACTTATTCGAATATCTGTCGGGATTGAAGATCCTGCCGATATCATTGCGGATCTTGATCAGGCCTTTAAAAAGATCTAA